One window of the Runella slithyformis DSM 19594 genome contains the following:
- a CDS encoding DUF6671 family protein: MSHKSIFQNRKLLIATKHLKEKVIAPILEKELGVNCFIDESFDTDLLGTFTGEVERELDPVSTVREKCLRAMRQNNCDLGVASEGSFGPHPTMFFINADDEFLIFIDTLHSVEIIVRELSTSTNFNGKQLQSESELMAFAQQADFPNHGLILRKSKDENSAIFKGITDPETLKKTFELLYSKYNSVYAETDMRAMYNPTRMNVIEKATERLVQKIKSTCPQCQMPGFGITEAKKGLECSLCGLPTNSTLSYIYICRHCGCTKEEMYPNNKTTEDPMYCDYCNP; the protein is encoded by the coding sequence ATGAGTCATAAATCAATATTTCAGAATAGAAAATTGCTTATTGCAACAAAACATCTGAAAGAGAAAGTGATTGCACCAATTCTTGAAAAAGAATTAGGAGTCAATTGTTTCATTGATGAATCTTTTGATACAGACCTGTTAGGAACATTTACGGGAGAAGTAGAAAGAGAACTTGACCCTGTTTCAACCGTCAGAGAAAAATGTCTTCGGGCAATGAGACAAAACAACTGTGACTTGGGAGTAGCCAGTGAAGGTTCATTTGGGCCACACCCAACAATGTTTTTTATAAATGCCGATGATGAATTCCTGATTTTTATTGATACTCTGCATAGTGTCGAAATTATAGTAAGAGAGTTAAGCACATCAACCAATTTTAATGGAAAGCAACTACAAAGCGAAAGTGAACTCATGGCGTTTGCTCAACAGGCTGATTTCCCCAATCACGGTTTAATTCTCAGAAAATCGAAGGACGAAAACTCCGCTATTTTCAAAGGTATAACAGACCCTGAAACTTTAAAAAAAACATTTGAGCTTCTTTACTCAAAATACAATTCTGTTTATGCTGAAACAGACATGAGGGCAATGTACAATCCAACCCGAATGAATGTAATTGAGAAAGCTACGGAAAGATTGGTACAAAAAATAAAATCAACCTGCCCGCAGTGTCAAATGCCGGGCTTTGGAATCACCGAGGCAAAAAAAGGACTTGAATGTAGCCTATGCGGTTTACCAACAAACTCAACATTAAGTTACATTTACATTTGTCGACATTGTGGGTGTACAAAAGAAGAAATGTATCCAAACAATAAAACAACCGAAGACCCAATGTATTGTGACTATTGTAATCCATAA
- a CDS encoding 2-hydroxyacid dehydrogenase, with protein MKILIVDEMHPSLFPMLDEAGLAYRYEPAFKRAHILSHIADYEGLVIRSKTVIDEEVLLQAPRLRFVARAGAGLDLIDLEAIRRRDIQVFAANEGNRDAVAEHAVGMLLGLFAHIVKADREVRQGLWNREGNRGIELMGKTVGLIGYGFNGSATARRLNGFGCRVLAYDKYLVNYGDEYAQESTMEAIMAQADVISLHVPLTSETRLMLNDDFIAAVARPFFLLNIARGEIVQLEAVVRGLESGKVRGAGLDVLENEKLSTLTPEQQKAFDYLRTSPRVILTPHVAGWTQESYAKINEALVKQIMTHIRVNAAH; from the coding sequence GTGAAGATTTTAATAGTGGATGAGATGCACCCCTCGTTGTTTCCGATGCTCGACGAAGCCGGGTTGGCGTATCGTTATGAACCTGCCTTTAAACGCGCCCATATATTAAGTCACATTGCTGACTATGAAGGGCTTGTTATTCGGAGTAAAACCGTGATTGATGAGGAGGTTTTGCTGCAGGCACCCCGACTGCGTTTTGTGGCGCGGGCCGGTGCCGGACTTGACCTGATCGATCTGGAAGCCATTCGCCGGCGTGATATACAGGTCTTTGCGGCCAACGAAGGAAACCGCGACGCCGTAGCTGAGCATGCCGTGGGAATGCTGTTGGGGTTGTTTGCCCATATTGTCAAAGCCGACCGTGAAGTGCGGCAGGGACTCTGGAACCGCGAAGGCAATCGCGGTATTGAGCTGATGGGCAAAACCGTAGGACTGATCGGCTACGGCTTCAACGGCAGCGCCACGGCCCGCCGTTTGAACGGATTTGGCTGCCGAGTGTTGGCCTATGATAAATACTTAGTGAATTACGGCGATGAATACGCGCAGGAATCGACCATGGAAGCGATCATGGCCCAAGCCGATGTTATCAGCCTGCACGTGCCGCTCACGTCCGAAACCCGGTTGATGCTTAATGATGATTTTATTGCCGCCGTGGCACGGCCTTTCTTTTTGCTCAACATTGCCCGGGGCGAAATTGTCCAACTCGAAGCGGTGGTAAGAGGATTGGAAAGCGGTAAGGTTCGGGGCGCCGGGTTGGATGTGTTGGAAAATGAAAAATTATCCACGCTGACGCCCGAACAACAAAAAGCGTTTGATTATCTGCGTACTTCGCCTCGAGTGATCCTCACGCCCCATGTGGCCGGCTGGACGCAGGAAAGTTATGCCAAAATAAACGAAGCACTGGTCAAACAGATCATGACGCATATAAGGGTCAATGCCGCGCACTGA
- the pdxA gene encoding 4-hydroxythreonine-4-phosphate dehydrogenase PdxA produces the protein MSELNLDKPVIGITMGDYNGVGPEVILKVLQNNQLNRICVPVIYGSMRLLNRYRNQMDMKEWNLFGLQKIEQANPKVTNVITCWPNTDEDIQPGKVTPEAGKGAFESLKRAVEDLKAGKLDALVTAPINKNNIQNDEFNFPGHTEYLAEAFGVKEPLMFMVSNVLRVGVVTGHMPLSEVPAHITKEKIIAKLQAMLKSLRGDFGIRKPRIAVLGLNPHAGENGLLGSEEEEIITPALKELRNKGQLIYGPYPADGFFAAQTYRKFDAVLAMYHDQGLTPFKTIAFSEGVNFTAGLPVVRTSPDHGTAYDIAGKNQADETSIRQAIYTACDIVKHRKEQAELEKNALKKNPVVEKMTSQEEK, from the coding sequence ATGAGCGAATTAAACCTTGATAAACCCGTCATTGGGATAACCATGGGAGACTACAACGGCGTAGGGCCGGAAGTCATTCTGAAAGTACTGCAAAATAACCAGTTAAACCGCATTTGTGTTCCCGTTATTTATGGCTCTATGCGTCTTCTGAATCGTTACCGCAATCAGATGGACATGAAAGAGTGGAATCTGTTCGGACTTCAGAAAATCGAACAGGCCAATCCGAAAGTCACCAACGTCATCACTTGCTGGCCCAATACCGACGAGGATATTCAGCCCGGCAAAGTCACTCCTGAGGCAGGAAAAGGGGCCTTTGAAAGCCTCAAACGGGCCGTGGAAGACCTGAAAGCGGGCAAACTTGATGCCTTGGTGACGGCTCCCATCAACAAGAATAACATACAGAACGACGAATTTAACTTTCCGGGCCATACCGAATACCTCGCCGAAGCTTTTGGCGTCAAAGAGCCGTTGATGTTTATGGTGAGTAATGTGCTGCGCGTAGGAGTGGTCACGGGCCACATGCCGCTTTCGGAAGTACCGGCACACATTACGAAAGAAAAAATCATTGCCAAACTACAGGCCATGCTCAAATCCCTGCGCGGTGATTTCGGCATCCGTAAACCCCGAATTGCCGTGTTGGGCCTCAACCCGCACGCGGGCGAAAACGGGCTGCTGGGCTCCGAAGAAGAGGAGATCATTACCCCCGCGCTCAAAGAACTGCGTAACAAAGGACAACTGATCTACGGCCCCTACCCTGCCGATGGCTTTTTTGCGGCCCAAACCTACCGAAAATTTGACGCCGTACTGGCCATGTACCACGATCAGGGGCTGACGCCGTTCAAAACCATTGCCTTCAGCGAAGGGGTTAATTTTACGGCGGGCTTACCCGTTGTTCGTACCTCTCCCGACCACGGCACAGCCTACGACATTGCGGGCAAAAACCAAGCAGATGAAACCTCCATCCGCCAAGCCATCTACACCGCCTGCGACATTGTGAAGCACCGCAAAGAGCAGGCCGAACTCGAAAAAAATGCCTTGAAAAAGAATCCTGTAGTCGAGAAAATGACCTCACAGGAAGAGAAGTAA